In Deltaproteobacteria bacterium, one DNA window encodes the following:
- a CDS encoding helix-turn-helix transcriptional regulator, whose translation METISKELHLSSRTVYRKLREENVSYKTLLNETRKQLAQAYLEETKFSINEISYLLGFSETSAFHRAFKRWFGVNPSQYRRSAVLSQTAA comes from the coding sequence ATGGAGACAATCTCCAAAGAACTGCATCTGAGCAGCCGGACAGTGTATCGAAAATTGAGAGAAGAAAACGTCTCCTATAAGACCCTATTGAATGAAACCAGAAAGCAGTTGGCTCAGGCCTATCTTGAAGAGACAAAATTTTCGATCAACGAAATTTCTTATCTCTTGGGATTTTCCGAGACCAGCGCCTTCCATCGAGCTTTTAAACGGTGGTTCGGGGTAAACCCCAGCCAATACAGACGAAGCGCCGTGTTGTCCCAAACAGCTGCTTAA
- a CDS encoding DUF169 domain-containing protein — MNRLIWIDGPHILRCACRRGGAVCFITHLIHMLCYDYKKPVASAFEGFGESCVKGGLLPFLTGRPQVVIPGMGDRAFAGIGDHEIGIGIPAGMLAETMPYLFKTGGKMNMGVPVKSFLPMGLTEGITPGFQYLKDRLDRDKTG; from the coding sequence ATAAATCGTTTAATCTGGATTGATGGACCCCATATACTGAGATGCGCCTGCAGAAGGGGCGGGGCCGTTTGCTTCATCACCCATCTCATTCATATGCTCTGCTATGACTACAAGAAACCGGTCGCATCCGCATTTGAAGGGTTTGGAGAATCCTGCGTCAAGGGCGGCCTTCTCCCCTTTCTGACCGGCCGCCCGCAGGTCGTTATTCCGGGCATGGGCGACAGGGCGTTTGCCGGCATTGGGGACCATGAGATCGGGATCGGCATCCCGGCCGGCATGCTGGCCGAGACCATGCCCTATCTCTTTAAGACCGGAGGGAAGATGAATATGGGGGTTCCGGTCAAGAGCTTCCTGCCCATGGGATTGACCGAAGGCATCACGCCGGGGTTTCAATACTTGAAAGACAGGCTGGATCGTGACAAAACCGGCTGA
- a CDS encoding TRAP transporter substrate-binding protein, with protein sequence MKKKQWMVAMGLFLSVFMLAGSASALNLRFNVMYSPKHPLCKEVFDPWANEVKKVTEGRVKVTMFYSNALFKPKDALDAVSSRVGDIGIVLPVYARSRLILNSVMDQPMVAGEKALQNSEALWEMYQSTPELQNELKSVKVLWSYMNPAFQLHFTKKEVKNLQELQNVIISAGGATQTQILRLLGASPEAMPMVEVFLAMQKGVVEGCFLPYAPLRTQKIADLTRFHTNANLMAASFFISVNKDAWDKISDQDKKAIEAISGLAAAKKSGQVFDAAQKGDVAWMAKKGDKFFSLSPDQKKLWAEKIAPVRNQWIEEAKAKGYADPQKLLDKALAVMAEKSR encoded by the coding sequence ATGAAAAAGAAGCAATGGATGGTGGCGATGGGATTATTCTTGAGCGTTTTTATGCTGGCAGGTTCAGCCAGTGCGCTGAATTTGCGGTTTAACGTCATGTACAGCCCCAAACATCCCCTGTGCAAGGAGGTGTTTGACCCCTGGGCCAATGAGGTGAAAAAGGTGACAGAAGGGCGCGTCAAGGTGACCATGTTTTACTCAAATGCCCTGTTCAAGCCCAAGGATGCACTGGACGCCGTCTCTTCCAGGGTGGGGGACATCGGTATTGTACTCCCTGTTTATGCCCGGAGCCGGTTGATCCTGAACTCGGTGATGGATCAGCCCATGGTGGCGGGCGAAAAGGCGCTTCAAAACAGTGAGGCCCTCTGGGAAATGTATCAGTCAACCCCTGAGTTGCAGAATGAGCTCAAAAGCGTAAAGGTGTTGTGGAGTTATATGAACCCGGCATTTCAGCTTCATTTCACCAAAAAGGAGGTGAAGAACCTGCAGGAGCTTCAGAATGTGATCATCAGTGCAGGCGGCGCCACCCAGACCCAAATTCTGAGACTCCTGGGCGCCTCCCCTGAAGCCATGCCCATGGTGGAGGTCTTCCTGGCCATGCAAAAAGGTGTTGTGGAAGGGTGCTTTCTCCCCTATGCCCCGCTTCGCACGCAAAAAATTGCGGATCTGACCCGTTTTCATACCAACGCCAATTTGATGGCCGCCTCCTTTTTCATCTCGGTAAACAAAGACGCCTGGGACAAAATATCAGATCAGGACAAGAAGGCCATTGAGGCCATCAGCGGTCTTGCGGCAGCCAAGAAATCGGGTCAGGTATTTGATGCGGCCCAGAAAGGAGATGTGGCCTGGATGGCCAAGAAAGGGGACAAGTTCTTCTCTCTGTCTCCGGACCAGAAAAAGCTGTGGGCGGAAAAAATAGCACCGGTCCGTAACCAATGGATCGAGGAGGCCAAGGCCAAGGGATATGCCGATCCTCAGAAGCTGCTCGATAAGGCATTGGCCGTCATGGCTGAAAAGAGCCGATAA
- a CDS encoding aryl-sulfate sulfotransferase, whose protein sequence is MGIPTIYPTGTTLFDPGKCWSGYTLFIARETGCALVDMNGNVVHLWKGLHGFPTKLLPGGQVMGSLGVRSPKYGFMDYMDVVQVDWDGNVVWKFDQYEYIEDPGQEGMWMARQHHDYQREGSPVGYYAPGLTPLVEGGNTLILGHKDVRDPRISDKPLLDDVIYEVNWEGDIIWEWVCSEHFDEMDFSEAARNALCRNPTMVVGKGEVGDWMHMNSISTLGPNRWYDQGDERFHPDNIIWDGRQSNIIAVTDKESGRIVWQVGPDYDGNQAVRELGWIIGQHHAHMIPRGLPGEGNILVFDNGGFSGYGSPNPGAPTGHNNALRDYSRIIEFNPITLKVIWQYSYEEAGFLPKMNNSDFYSPLISSVQRLANGNTLITEGSSGRIFEVTEAFEIVWEYVSPYYGINKNANFVYRAYRVPYDWVPQLERPDEKEIPKLDRSRFRVPGSVWKPEEGVVEVEGTLPYPGPQLCVSKVDEPKDG, encoded by the coding sequence ATGGGTATTCCAACAATCTACCCCACCGGAACCACCCTTTTTGACCCGGGCAAATGCTGGAGCGGTTACACACTCTTCATCGCCCGGGAGACCGGATGCGCTCTGGTGGATATGAACGGAAATGTGGTTCACCTCTGGAAAGGGCTCCACGGATTTCCCACAAAGCTGCTCCCGGGCGGTCAGGTGATGGGCAGCCTCGGCGTGCGCAGCCCAAAATACGGCTTCATGGACTATATGGACGTGGTGCAGGTAGACTGGGACGGCAACGTGGTCTGGAAGTTCGACCAGTATGAATACATTGAAGATCCGGGACAGGAAGGCATGTGGATGGCCCGGCAGCACCATGATTACCAGAGGGAAGGGAGTCCTGTGGGCTATTACGCACCGGGATTAACCCCGTTGGTGGAGGGGGGCAATACCCTGATTCTGGGCCATAAAGATGTGAGAGATCCCCGAATCAGCGACAAACCGCTCCTGGATGACGTGATTTACGAGGTGAACTGGGAGGGAGATATCATCTGGGAATGGGTGTGCAGTGAACATTTTGATGAAATGGACTTCAGCGAGGCGGCCCGCAATGCCCTGTGCCGCAACCCCACCATGGTGGTGGGCAAAGGGGAGGTGGGGGACTGGATGCACATGAACAGCATCTCCACTCTCGGGCCCAACCGCTGGTATGATCAAGGCGATGAACGTTTTCATCCGGACAACATCATCTGGGACGGACGTCAGAGCAATATCATCGCCGTTACGGATAAGGAAAGCGGCAGGATTGTCTGGCAGGTCGGGCCGGATTATGATGGAAACCAGGCCGTTCGGGAACTGGGATGGATTATCGGCCAGCACCATGCACACATGATTCCCAGAGGTCTGCCCGGAGAAGGGAATATCCTGGTGTTTGATAACGGCGGTTTTTCTGGATACGGTTCACCCAACCCCGGGGCGCCCACTGGACACAACAATGCCCTCAGGGATTATTCACGCATTATCGAATTTAATCCGATTACCCTCAAGGTGATCTGGCAGTACAGCTACGAAGAAGCCGGCTTCTTGCCCAAAATGAACAACAGTGATTTCTATTCCCCGCTCATCAGTTCGGTCCAGCGGCTCGCCAATGGCAATACACTGATTACCGAAGGCTCTTCAGGACGTATCTTTGAGGTGACCGAGGCATTTGAAATCGTCTGGGAATATGTCAGCCCCTACTACGGCATAAACAAGAATGCGAACTTCGTATACCGGGCCTATCGGGTCCCCTATGATTGGGTTCCGCAATTGGAGAGGCCGGATGAAAAGGAGATCCCCAAACTGGACAGAAGCCGGTTCCGGGTTCCGGGCAGTGTCTGGAAACCTGAGGAGGGGGTGGTGGAAGTGGAGGGCACCCTCCCCTATCCCGGGCCGCAGCTGTGCGTGTCCAAGGTGGATGAACCTAAAGATGGGTAA